A stretch of the Malus domestica chromosome 08, GDT2T_hap1 genome encodes the following:
- the LOC103440608 gene encoding polyadenylate-binding protein-interacting protein 7 produces the protein MNLSKKGSFTNDTKLSTANKATVLNPNAAEFVPFSLRSPSSGSTSTAQGSKKFSSAGTFGKAVLDRTESSISNNSDDEAHQYWRHQLPDDITPDFKVMGEDESQGLGNLSLAGLSLHDDVEATRFAASTGSGYLLNESHTNGNSFSEKLRASAPPFGGEDLSSASFLHMSPKPWDKQILNSNQLVGNGQEGSPYDGFSRHGFMNDMMGEHAVVEDADINPAEFLASQFPGFSAQSVAEVYFANGCDLNLTIEMLTQLELQVDGGFNENLNSKALSAPDLSSMDFPALTPTDGHHDHSKYAGDADLQQSNPYRSSDKDNMLLFKSSSSIPNRGAIDFASAVRKLATQDSGWKYERNGSADAAIGSSRSHLSNSTYNTGHGRGMYSDRSQNRGSARTAPVWLETGDAVANMYSDLRDEARDHARLRNAYFEQARQAYLVGNKALAKELSVKGQLHNMHMKEAHGKAQESIYRQRNPVSPEMQGNGRSQERMIDLHGLHVSEALHVLKHELSVLRNAARAGEPGLLVYICVGTGHHTRGSRTPARLPIAVQRYLLEEGLDYTEPQPGLLRVLLY, from the exons ATGAACTTGTCCAAGAAGGGATCCTTTACCAACGACACCAAACTAAGCACTGCAAACAAGGCAACTGTGTTGAATCCCAATGCAGCAGAGTTTGTTCCCTTTTCCCTCAGATCTCCGTCATCTGGAAGCACCAGCACGGCTCAGGGCTCAAAAAAGTTTTCTTCCGCTGGAACATTTGGAAAAGCAGTACTAGATCGAACAGAATCTTCTATATCAAACAATTCCGATGACGAGGCCCACCAGTACTGGCGCCACCAGCTCCCTGATGATATTACCCCTGATTTTAAGGTCATGGGGGAAGATGAGTCGCAAGGCCTTGGGAACCTCTCTTTGGCAGGTTTGTCCTTACACGATGATGTTGAAGCAACACGGTTTGCTGCCTCTACGGGCAGTGGATACTTATTAAACGAGTCACATACTAATGGCAATAGCTTTTCCGAAAAGTTAAGAGCATCTGCACCTCCCTTTGGCGGGGAGGATCTTTCATCGGCCAGTTTCCTTCATATGTCACCGAAGCCTTGGGATAAACAGATTCTGAACAGTAATCAGCTTGTTGGCAATGGTCAGGAGGGGTCTCCTTATGATGGCTTTTCTAGACACGGGTTCATGAATGATATGATGGGTGAGCATGCAGTTGTGGAAGATGCTGATATTAACCCTGCTGAGTTTTTGGCTTCACAGTTCCCTGGCTTCTCTGCTCAGAGCGTTGCTGAAGTTTACTTTGCCAATGGCTGTGATTTGAACCTGACTATTGAGATGTTGACTCAGTTGGAG CTTCAAGTTGACGGTGGTTTTAATGAGAATTTGAACTCAAAGGCCTTGTCAGCTCCTGATCTTAGTTCAATGGACTTCCCTGCACTTACGCCAACAGATGGTCATCATGATCATTCAAAATATGCTGGAGATGCTGATCTCCAGCAAAGCAATCCTTATCGATCTTCTGACAAAGACAACATGCTTTTGTTCAAGTCTAGCTCATCAATTCCTAATAGAGGTGCAATAGATTTTGCTTCAGCTGTCAGAAAATTAGCAACCCAGGATTCTGGATGGAAGTATGAGAGAAATGGTTCTGCTGATGCTGCTATTGGCTCAAGCCGTTCCCATCTTTCGAACAGCACTTACAATACTGGGCATGGAAGAGGCATGTACAGCGACAGGTCGCAGAATCGTGGTTCAGCTCGAACTGCACCTGTTTGGCTTGAAACGGGAGATGCCGTTG CAAATATGTATTCTGATCTGCGGGATGAAGCTCGGGACCATGCACGCCTACGTAATGCATATTTTGAGCAG GCACGGCAAGCATACCTTGTTGGAAACAAGGCTCTAGCAAAGGAGCTGAGCGTTAAAGGACAGCTGCACAACATGCATATGAAGGAAGCTCATGGAAAAGCTCAAGAGTCTATATATCGTCAGAG GAACCCAGTTTCTCCAGAGATGCAGGGCAATGGGAGATCACAAGAGAGGATGATAGACCTGCACGGGCTGCACGTAAGTGAAGCCCTTCATGTCCTGAAGCACGAGCTGAGCGTGTTGAGGAATGCTGCCAGAGCAGGAGAGCCTGGTCTTCTGGTTTATATATGTGTTGGAACGGGCCACCACACCAGGGGTTCCCGCACTCCAGCTAGGCTCCCAATTGCTGTACAGCGATACCTACTCGAAGAAGGCCTTGACTACACTGAACCACAGCCAGGGCTGCTCCGAGTTCTGTTATACTGA